A part of Aegilops tauschii subsp. strangulata cultivar AL8/78 chromosome 2, Aet v6.0, whole genome shotgun sequence genomic DNA contains:
- the LOC109769478 gene encoding short-chain dehydrogenase/reductase 2b-like isoform X2, producing MEKASHVATADGKQASHRIAVVTGGNKGVGLEVCRQLAVQGVTVILTARDEKRGKDAVESICLESNLSNVVFHQLDVRDDSSVAALARHIESRYGELDILVNNAAVVGVAADEEGLKALNLDAETWTSGRAATLLKDVFQNTYEVARDCLDTNYYGCKRVTEALLPLLKLSKFGARIVNVSSLASELKRMPNEELRKDLSNIDIWDEARIEAVLNTFMDDLKNGRLEEAGWPAMLPAYSVSKMVINLYTRILARRHPEMRVNCVRPGFVRTDINWNLGTLTPEQGARGPVMLSLLPQDGPTGCYFDQTEMVNVW from the exons ATGGAGAAGGCGTCGCACGTGGCCACCGCCGACGGGAAGCAGGCATCGCACAG GATTGCGGTGGTCACTGGTGGAAACAAGGGAGTCGGCCTGGAGGTGTGCCGGCAGCTTGCTGTCCAAGGTGTGACTGTCATTCTCACAGCCAGGGACGAGAAGAGAGGGAAGGATGCCGTCGAGTCAATTTGCCTTGAATCCAACCTCTCCAATGTTGTCTTCCACCAGCTCGACGTCCGGGATGACAGCAGCGTCGCCGCTCTAGCGCGACACATCGAGAGCAGATACGGAGAGCTTGACATCTTG GTTAACAATGCAGCGGTTGTGGGAGTTGCAGCAGACGAGGAAGGCCTCAAAGCTCTGAACCTTGATGCAGAGACATGG ACATCTGGCAGAGCAGCCACTCTGCTCAAAGACGTGTTCCAGAATACCTATGAGGTGGCACGGGACTGTCTCGACACCAATTACTATGGATGCAAACGGGTTACAGAAGCCCTCCTCCCTCTACTGAAACTATCAAAGTTTGGAGCGAGGATTGTCAATGTCTCCTCCCTTGCGTCAGAGCTGAAG AGAATGCCGAACGAGGAGCTACGGAAGGACCTGAGCAACATCGACATCTGGGACGAGGCGCGGATCGAGGCGGTGCTCAACACCTTCATGGATGACCTGAAGAATGGACGGCTGGAGGAGGCGGGGTGGCCGGCGATGCTGCCGGCTTACAGCGTGTCGAAGATGGTGATCAACCTCTACACGAGGATCCTGGCGAGGCGGCACCCGGAGATGCGCGTCAACTGCGTGCGTCCTGGCTTCGTCAGGACCGACATCAACTGGAACCTGGGGACCCTGACGCCGGAGCAGGGCGCGAGGGGCCCGGTCATGCTGTCCCTGCTCCCTCAGGACGGGCCGACCGGGTGCTACTTCGATCAGACGGAGATGGTGAATGTTTGGTAG